One genomic segment of Oncorhynchus mykiss isolate Arlee chromosome 10, USDA_OmykA_1.1, whole genome shotgun sequence includes these proteins:
- the LOC110533598 gene encoding ras-related protein Rab-24 codes for MTMRVDAKVVMLGKESVGKTSLVERYVHHRFLVGPYQNTIGAAFVAKPIQVGDKVVTLGIWDTAGSERYEAMSRIYYRGARAAIVCYDLTDTSSFQRARFWVKELQNCDKHCKIYLCGTKIDLIESDRGLRQVDYHDVQDFADEIGAKHFETSSKTGNNVDELFQKVAEDYNSISFQLLTEETGVDLGQKKDSYFSSCCHS; via the exons ATGACCATGCGTGTGGATGCAAAAGTTGTTATGCTTGGTAAAGAGAGTGTGGGCAAGACCAGCCTTGTGGAGAGATATGTTCACCACCGGTTTCTTGTCGGCCCCTACCAGAAC ACTATTGGGGCTGCATTTGTTGCCAAACCAATCCAGGTTGGAGACAAGGTGGTTACACTGGGAATATGG GACACGGCTGGATCAGAGCGCTACGAGGCTATGAGTAGAATCTACTACAGAGGAGCAAGGGCTGCCATTGTCTGCTATG ATTTGACGGACACCAGCAGTTTCCAGCGAGCTAGATTCTGGgtgaaggagctgcaaaactgTGACAAG CACTGCAAGATATACCTGTGTGGCACAAAGATTGACCTGATTGAGAGTGACCGGGGCCTGCGGCAAGTAGACTACCATGACGTTCAGGACTTTGCTGACG AGATTGGGGCTAAACATTTTGAAACATCCAGTAAAACAGGAAACAACGTGG ATGAGCTGTTCCAAAAGGTTGCAGAGGACTACAACAGCATCTCCTTTCAATTATTGACCG AAGAGACCGGTGTTGACTTGGGTCAGAAGAAGGactcttatttctcttcctgcTGCCACAGTTAA